One window of the Zea mays cultivar B73 chromosome 3, Zm-B73-REFERENCE-NAM-5.0, whole genome shotgun sequence genome contains the following:
- the LOC103650694 gene encoding uncharacterized protein yields MTERRAGMAVAVAVALLLLSSFGVASAAGRGRPTKKTLKPGEKPSPKSKFFPLSRTKFGHKRNYEASCADEGGPACYVGCPAECPNSCLVFCEYCLSFCQCDIFPGTSCGDPRFTGGDGNTFYFHGSKDQDFCIVSDAGLHINAHFIGNHNPALNRDFTWVQALGVTFVAAGGDHHHRLYVGARRAAEWDEDEDHVQVTFDGEPVDVDAARNARWASKALPGLSVRRTKDVNAVTVELDGAFAISAAAVPVTDEDDRVHRYGKTGRDSLVHLDLGFQFHNLTADVDGVLGQTYRPGYVTKLDISAKMPIMGGAPKYLSEGLFSTDCAVSRFHHRRDAAGAAVVTTYAS; encoded by the exons ATGACGGAGAGGCGCGCCGGcatggcggtggcggtggcggtggcgctcCTGCTGCTGTCGTCGTTCGGCGTGGCGTCGGCGGCGGGGAGGGGACGACCCACCAAGAAGACGCTGAAGCCAGGGGAGAAGCCCTCGCCCAAATCCAAGTTCTTCCCGCTCAGCCGCACCAAGTTTGGGCACAAGCGAAACTACGAGGCCTCCTGCGCCGACGAGGGCGGGCCGGCCTGCTACGTCGGATGCCCCGCTGAATGCCCCAACTCCTGCCTCGTCTTCTGCGAATACTGCCTCAGCTTCTGCC AATGTGACATCTTCCCCGGCACCTCCTGCGGCGACCCGCGCTTCACCGGCGGCGACGGCAACACCTTCTACTTCCACGGAAGCAAGGACCAGGACTTCTGCATCGTCTCCGACGCGGGCCTCCACATCAACGCCCACTTCATCGGCAACCACAACCCGGCCCTCAACCGCGACTTCACCTGGGTGCAGGCGCTGGGGGTCACCTTCGTCGCAGCAGGCGGCGACCACCACCACCGCCTCTACGTCGGCGCCCGCAGGGCCGCggagtgggacgaggacgaggaccaCGTCCAGGTCACCTTCGACGGCGAGCCCGTCGACGTGGACGCCGCCCGGAACGCGCGGTGGGCGTCCAAGGCGCTCCCGGGGCTCTCCGTCAGGCGCACCAAGGACGTGAACGCCGTCACCGTGGAGCTGGACGGCGCCTTCGCCATCTCCGCGGCAGCCGTGCCCGTCACCGACGAGGACGACCGGGTCCACCGCTACGGCAAGACGGGCCGCGACAGCCTCGTGCACCTCGACCTCGGCTTCCAGTTCCATAACCTCACCGCCGACGTCGACGGCGTGCTGGGACAGACATACCGCCCCGGCTACGTCACCAAGCTGGACATCAGCGCCAAGATGCCCATCATGGGCGGCGCGCCCAAGTACCTGTCCGAGGGTCTCTTCTCCACTGACTGCGCTGTCTCCCGGTTCCACCACCGCCGCGATGCCGCCGGCGCTGCCGTCGTCACCACATATGCCTCTTAA